In Notamacropus eugenii isolate mMacEug1 chromosome 1, mMacEug1.pri_v2, whole genome shotgun sequence, one genomic interval encodes:
- the GPR75 gene encoding probable G-protein coupled receptor 75 gives MNLTDHLQIAPNTSLPVSPKGNSTYFQEDFQEIIHTATLVTCTFLFIIIFFMGSYGNIIVFMSFFDPAFRKFRTNFDFMILNLSFCDLFICGVTTPMFTFVLFFSSAASIPDAFCFTFHLTTSGFIIMSLKTVAVIALHRLRMVLGKQPNRTASFPCTLILTLLLWATSFTLAALATLKTSKSHLCLPMSSLITREGKTILSLYVVDFTFCVVVVSVSYIMIAQALRKNAQVRKCPPVITVDASRPQPFVGGSQTRGVDGIQGAGPALYRNQNYNKLQHVQTHGYTQCSNQLPIPAVSRLQLVSAVNLSTAKDSRAVVTCVVIVLSVLLCCLPLGISLVQVVLSSSGSFIFYQFELFGFTLIFFKSGLNPFIYSRNSAGLRRKVLWCFQYIALGFCCCKQKTRLRAIGKGSLEVNRNKSSHHETNSAYMLSPKPQKKFVDQACGPSHSKESVLSPKVSAGHQHCGQSSSTPINTRIEPYYSIYNSSPSQEVSTPNSVQPVNAFGFTKLSIAKHYHTTNDLMQDCDSISAKQIPIPSV, from the coding sequence atgAATTTGACAGACCACCTTCAGATAGCCCCCAATACCAGCTTGCCAGTCTCCCCAAAAGGCAACAGCACCTATTTCCAGGAGGATTTTCAGGAGATCATTCACACAGCCACCTTGGTGACTTGTACCTTCCTGTTCATTATCATCTTCTTTATGGGTTCCTATGGCAACATTATTGTTTTCATGTCCTTCTTTGACCCAGCCTTCAGGAAGTTCAGGACCAACTTTGATTTCATGATCCTAAACTTGTCCTTCTGTGACCTCTTCATTTGTGGAGTGACAACCCCCATGTTCACTTTTGTACTATTCTTTAGCTCAGCTGCCAGCATCCCTGATGCATTTTGCTTTACCTTTCACCTCACCACTTCTGGCTTCATCATCATGTCCCTCAAAACAGTGGCAGTGATTGCCCTTCACCGGCTTCGAATGGTGCTGGGGAAGCAACCTAATCGAACTGCCTCCTTCCCGTGTACGTTGATCCTTACTTTACTTCTTTGGGCTACTAGCTTCACACTGGCCGCCCTGGCTACACTGAAAACTAGCAAGTCACACCTCTGTCTCCCCATGTCCAGTTTGattaccagagaaggaaaaacCATCCTTTCTCTATATGTGGTTGATTTCACCTTTTGTGTGGTGGTGGTCTCTGTATCCTACATCATGATTGCTCAGGCCCTGAGGAAAAATGCTCAGGTAAGAAAATGCCCTCCAGTCATCACAGTTGATGCTTCCAGGCCTCAGCCTTTCGTGGGAGGGAGCCAGACAAGAGGCGTAGATGGCATCCAGGGTGCTGGGCCAGCTTTATATAGGAACCAGAACTACAACAAACTACAACATGTACAAACCCATGGGTACACTCAGTGTTCCAACCAGCTACCCATTCCTGCAGTCAGTCGGCTCCAGCTGGTTTCGGCTGTCAATCTGTCCACTGCCAAGGATTCTAGAGCAGTGGTCACATGTGTGGTCATTGTGCTATCTGTGTTGCTTTGCTGCCTTCCCCTGGGTATTTCTCTGGTACAGGTAGTTCTGTCAAGCAGTGGGAGTTTTATCTTTTACCAGTTTGAACTGTTTGGATTTACCCTCATATTTTTCAAATCAGGATTAAACCCTTTTATATATTCTCGAAACAGTGCAGGCTTGAGGAGAAAAGTCCTCTGGTGCTTCCAGTATATAGCCCTGGGCTTTTGTTGCTGCAAGCAGAAGACCAGGCTTCGAGCTATCGGCAAAGGGAGCCTGGAAGTCAATAGAAATAAGTCCTCTCATCATGAAACCAACTCAGCCTACATGCTCTCTCCAAAACCTCAGAAGAAATTTGTGGACCAAGCCTGTGGTCCAAGTCACTCAAAAGAAAGTGTTCTGAGCCCCAAAGTGTCCGCTGGACATCAGCACTGTGGGCAGAGCAGTTCAACTCCCATCAATACTCGCATTGAACCCTACTACAGCATTTACAACAGTAGCCCATCCCAAGAGGTGAGCACCCCAAATAGTGTACAGCCAGTGAACGCTTTTGGATTTACTAAATTGAGCATTGCTAAGCATTATCACACCACTAATGATTTAATGCAAGACTGTGACAGCATTTCTGCCAAGCAAATTCCAATCCCCTCAGTGTGA